CGAGACCGAGTGGTCACGCGAGTGACGTCCACCCGGCCCGGGTGGACGTCATGCCTGCTGCCTACACGGATGCCGGCCAGGAGGCGGCCCGGCTCCGGGCGAGGTCGGCTCGCCGCTCCGCCTCGCCGAGCCCGGTGGAGGGGGTGACGGTCGACGGCAGGAAGTCGGAGCGGGTGCCCGTGCCGGTCGCCGCGGCGCTCGGTTCCGCAGTGAGCAGTTCGCTCGCGGTCCTCGTGTTCGCGGGATCGGCGGCCTCGGCCATCAGCCGGGCGGCCTCGACGGCATCCGTCTGGGGCGGGACGACCAACAGGTTCAGCCGGCGGGGGGCATAGGAACAGACCATCATCACGTGCGGGTCCTGTTCGACGGTGAACCAGCCCGCGTGGACGGTGTGCCCGGTGACCGGTATCCGCCGGGGGATGACGGGCCACTGCGCGGGGTTCACGGTGATCCGGGTGATCCGGCCCCATCGCTCGTCGATCTCGGCGGCCAGGGCAGGGAGTTCGAGAAGAAGATCGCGCGAGCGCGGCCACCAGGATCCGTCCAGTCGGCCCTGCCGCACGCCGCCGGGCGTGAGGGAGAGCCGTGCCGTGTAATCCGTGGTGGGGGGCGTCGTCGCACGATCGAGGGCCGTGGTCATGATCAAGCACCTGTCCCCGGGCCCGGCCGAGGGGCCGGGTCCGGCATCGCCGTTCGCCGGAGACGCCGCCAATATCCGGTACCGGCATGCGAAGTGCCTTCGGTGATGTCCAGGCTACTCCCGGTTCGACCGAGACCGGCACGGTCGCGGTGGTCGATCCGATGCCCGGCAACTTCGGGCGGGCGTCTCGCAGCGGCGGGATTGTCGACCGGCACACCCGTGGACCCAGGACCTCGCGTCGGCCCTCGGCGTTCACGCTGACGGCGACGAGGCAGTGGACGCGGGCGGCCCGGCCGCCCCACGGACCTTCTCACCCAACTGAGACCACGCAACGACGAGGGCCCCGGCCGCTGAGCGGTCGGGGCCCTCGTCTGCCCTGGCGGGCGGAGGCGGAGGATACGAGATTCGAACTCGACTTTTGCCGAGATTTGACCTGCGACGATGGGGCAGATTTGGACAAAGCCGGAGGATCTGCATGTCAGTCGATGCCCGTTCGTGCCCCTGTGTGCGCCGCCGTGCTGACACGTCAGCACAGATGATCATGATTGCCTCAGGCCAGTCTGAACGCTCCTCGCTGCGGCTGGCCGTTACAGCTAGTAGCGGTCGGGAGCTTCTCCACGGGGCGCGGGCCCGGCGTCCGTCGGCCCGGACGGCGCGCGTCAGGGCCTGAGAGCCATCTCGCCGGCCACGCCTCGCGCAGACAGGATGCCGCAGTCCCCGAGAGCTCAGCTCTCGGGGACTGCGGCGTTAGTTCGAGGTGGGCAGCCCCGCGGTTTCATGGCAAGACCATCATTCAGTCGCTCGCTGGTGCCGTGGCCCTTACTGTTAGCGGAGTGCTGACCCAGCTCCTTCCTGGTCTCCGAGACTTCAGAACACCTCTTGTCGCTGGCTACATATGGCTCGTAGCGGTATGGCTTGCAGTCCACGAGCGCATCCCAGCGCGCGAGAGCGCACGCGGCCTGATCAAGGATGTCTACGCACTCGCAGACTCAGTCGGCCGTCCGGCTGCGCTGGCGGCCGTCAGCCTCGGGGCGTACCTCGTTGGAGCCGTGATGGAGGTTCAGGCCGGCTCGGTGATCAAGGCCGCCAATTCTCTGCCGTTCATCAACCTTGGGTGGGTGAGCAACTCGGCGGCGGCAGACCTGCGCGACTACGTGAGCACCGCGGTGAAGGGGAAAGCTCAAGCTGCTGCAGACGGTCGAAATGTGGATGCGGACACGACACGTCTCATGAACGAGATCGCTGCTGAACGTGATCAGCTTGTCCTACGGATTCGACACTCCACTCTGGCGAAGTATGAGGAGTTTGCACGGACCAGCGCTGAGGCCGACTTTCGAGTCAGTGCAGGTATCGCGCTGCTTGCGCCCGTGCTTGTGCTCGGTCTGTGCTATGACCCGGCAGCGATTGCGCTGCTCGTGTTGCCGCTCTGGCTGATCATCAAGGGATGCATGCGCCTGCGGGATGCCAACGACGGGTTGGTGCAGGCACTCACCATCTCGGAGACGTCGTCGGGGGCGGTTCAGCGGTACAGCGCAAGCAGCTGATACCAGTCCTGGAACAACGCCTCTAAACCACTCGCCCGGCCTTGGTCCCCTGACCTGCGGTATCAAGGCCGGGCGATACTCGGTAGGCAGACGGAGAAGCCCCCGCCCGATCGGGTGGGGGCTTCTGTTTGGTCGGGCCGGGCGGGGTGCGGTCGGGCGAAGTCTTAGCGCGGCCGGGATGGAACCTGGAGCAGCTGTTGCACAGCAGATGCGCAGTTGGGGCAGGCGAACACGGACCATCCGGGCCCGCTGGCCCGCTCGATGGCGCCGACGACGGTCACGGCCGGGCCGGTGGTGTGGCACATGCAGCAGGCCGGGGGGATGCTTGCAGCTTCGGGCGCGGGGTTGTTCATCAGGCCACTGCTCCCGCGAGGGTATGCGGTACGCCGCTCGTTACGGTGTCGAGCCAGTGAAGCGGGTCCGGCAGGTCTAGCGCCGTGGCGAACGCTGCTGCTCGACGGTTCCGCTGGCGGGCTGCCTCGTCGGCGGCCTGCCGGGTGTAGGCGATGACGTGGGGTCGGACTGGCTCCCACTTGGGCATGAGCGTCCGTGCGACCACGTGCGGGGGGATCGGCTGCCGGATGCCGGAGCACAGAGGCAGGGTGTTCGCGGGACGCTGCGGAGTGCACTCGTCCCGGTCCCACGGCGCTCGGCGCTGTCCCACCAGGACGGGGCGGATCGGCTCGGGCTTGGGCTTTGGCGAGGGGCTGATCAGTGTGAGGGTCCGCCGGCGGACCGGGGACCAAGCCGAAGGCTTTGCCCGGCGGCCGTTACCTGGGGCGAGGAACAGTCGGAGTCGGGTCAGGATGCGGGCGATAAGCTCGATCACGTCGTAGCTCTCCAGAAGCTAGGGCCATGCCCCGGGACGTTGGCGCGTCGCCGGGGTCTTCTCATCTGTGACGGTAGCGACCCTGTATACCCCTGTCTATACCTAGCTGTGTACAAGAGGCTCTATGTGTGGTCCGGTGCTGCTGTGTACGGTTCCTGCGTGATTGAGTACGACCCCACTCGGCCCAAGTGGCAGCAGATCGCCGACGAGCTGCGGAAGCAGATCGAAAGCGGTGAGCTCGCCGAGAGCGCGCTGATTTCTGAGGTCAAGCTCGAACGAGAGTTCGGCGTGGCCCGCACGACGATCCGTAAGGCAACCGCCAAACTGCGGGACGAGAAGCTGATCATTACGACGCCTGGGATGGGCAGTTTCGTAGCCCCACGCACGGAGCAGGAGTAGCCCCTACCGGCGGTGCTGTGCCCGGTAGGGGCGTTCCCGGTCAGGGCAGTTGCGTCAGGAGTCGTCCGGACGTTCCCGGCGCTGGTAGGAACGGCTCAGCAGCAGCCGGGTGTACTCGGCTGCTTCGGGCGTGAGCTCGTCGTAGTAGGCGATCGGGTCCCCCTTGTACACCGTGTCCGCGGCGCAGCCGGCGCACCATTCCTTGCTGGTGTCGAGGTCCCGGATTGCTGGCTTGGCTCGCTTGCACCAGAAGCACTTGCCAACGAGCAGGGTCGCGGCGAGACATTCGGTACACCAGTCCTGCCGGCTCTCACGATCGTAGAAGCGCGGGCCCTCGGCGCCGCACCGATGGCAGGCTCGACGGTGCCGGCCGCGGGCGACGGACGACGGGTTGTCGGTCAGCGTCGCACTCCCAGCACTGCGAGCTGCTGGTGCATGTGGATCGGTGCGCCGGCCTGCTCGGTGTCGAGAGAGTCGAGGAATGCGCGGAGTGTGGTCCGGGCGTCCTCGACGATCCGCTCGATCGGGTGTGAGCTCAGCGCAGGTGGAAGCGCCGCGCGCAGTTCGGACCATTCGGCGGCCTGGTCGACGAGTTGCTGCAGCACCCAATGCCGAGTGAGTAGCTGCACGCCGAAGGTGATGTGCAGGGAGTGCTCGTCGCGCCCGGTGGCGCCGAAGTGGACCCAACCTCGGGGGATGTAGAGCACGTGGCCGGCGCTGAGAGTGATCGTGTCGGCGTTGTTGCGGACCTGGTCGAGCTGCTCCGAGGTGAATCCGACGGCGGTCCACCGGTGGCGGTCGAGGGGGTCCTCGACGATGGGTGGGTGCAGTCGCCATGTCTTCGAGCCCTCGACTTGAGCGAGCAGTACGTGATGCGTGTCCCAGTGGGGGCCGTAGCCGGTGGAGTCGGGCGGCGTCAGGTACACGTTCGCAGTGATCGGGTGGCCGAGCTCGGACGCGAGCTGGCGGGAAGCTTCGCGAAGTGGCGGCCAAGTGAGGTGTAGGCCGTTCAGCACGAGTGTGTCAGTGGGGTGGTCGGCGTCCGGTTGCGTGGGAGTGGGCGCACCCTGCCGCACCATGCCGAGTTCAATCGGCCGCAGTGTGGTGTCCGCGACGATGCGCCGAGCATCGTCGCGGTTGAACATCTCCGCGAGCCTGTCGCGGTCGACCGCGTAAGTGGTGGGCGCATCGGGCCATTGGGCGAGGAAACGCGACGGGTCCTCAACAAGCCTACTCAGGACGGACATTCGTTCTCCAGACGTGTCGGGCGGCCGGCTCCCCGCGGCTGCGCGCCGCCGCGGGGAGCCGGGAGGTTACCGGGCTATCAGGCGATCAGGTGGTCGAACTCGCCGGCCTTGGCGCCCTCGACGAATGCCTGCAGCTTGGTCCGCGTGGCGATCAGCGGCACCTGCGCCGGGTCGGTGGTGATGCCGATCGCGATCCGCCCCTCGGGGGTGACGGCGAGCCCGATGCTGTCGTCCAGCTGCTGCTTGTTGGAGCGGCTCGACTTGATCCAGTCGAGCCCGGGCAGCGACTCGGGGTTGTAGTTCGGGACGGAAACAGCGGTCATCTGTTCTCTCCGTTCGTGATCTGGTCGCGTGCAGGTACGCCCGCTGACCGGGGTAGTGGTGCCGTCCGGCCGGTGGCCGGTCCGGTGGTGCGAGGTGGTGCCGGTGCGCTTTCGGAGAGGTCGCAGTCGACACCGGTCCGCCCGTCGCTGTGCCTACAGGGTGACGTCGGGCGGAGTCTTAGGGGTGGGGCGATCGCGTCTGGGCCGTATCCGCAGATCGGCGTGAACGGTCTTGCCGAGCGGTTCTGGCGTCACGCCCCAGTGGCCGCCAGTGAGGCTGTGAACCAGGTGTATGCCGCGTCCGGAGGGAGCATCCGAGCCAGCGGTGATCAGGACCGGCAGTGATCGCGAGCCATCCCGGACCAGGATGCGAACGACCTCGTCGGTCATCAGGCGAACCGCTACACCCATCCGGAGCTGACAGCCGGTCTTGACTGCGTTCGTCGCAAGCTCGGACACAATCAGCTCGGCTGAGTCGACCAGGCTAGACAGGCCCCATTCCGTGAGCTTGTCACGGACGAGGCGCCGTGCCTCACTCACGGATTCGGGCTTGTAAGGCAGGAATGCCGTCGCCGAGGCCGGGGTGGTTGGCTCTGCAACGGCGGTTGCTGTCGTCGCTCGCACAGGGTGAGGGAACCGTGCCGCCGCGGGGGTTCGCGGGTGCCGTTGTGGCGTTGCGCGAGTGACGGTCATGGATCCTCCGGCATCGACGGGGTAGGCCGCGCCGTCCTGACGGGGGGTACAGGGCGGCGCGGCATCCAACGTGCCGCCCGGTGGCTCCCGACAGCACCGGTTCAACGGCCCTTCGTCCGGGCGGCTCGACCAGTGAACGACTGTCAGGGATGGTTGTGTCAGGAAGAGTTCGCCCTCGTGTACTCGTCGACCACCAGAAAACTTGACCATCTCATTGCACAACCCCCTGCACGGCAGGTGATCGCGGGGCTACGGTCGGCTCATGGGTGACAATGCCGCACTCCGCCGTCACATGGACGATCTCGGCCTCACGCAGGCCGAGTTAGTGCGATTGGTGAACGATGCGATCCAGGAGCTCACGGGGAAGCCGGGCACGGTATCAGAGCGAACGGTCTATAACTGGCTGACAGGCAAGACCCGTTGGCCGCCAGCAAAGATCCGCGCGGCGCTCCGGGCAGTATTCGGGTGTACAGGTCCAGACCTCGGATTCATCCCGCCGGCCAAGGCCAGCCCCACACCCCCGGAGATGCCTGTGAAGCGCCGCAGCTTCATCACCGCCCTTGGCGGCACAGCCCTTGCCACCACGGCCCTCCCCGCAGCCGCGCGGCACCGGGTCGGCACCGCTGATATTGAGCGGCTCAATACCCGCTTCGCTGACGTGGTCGCCAGTGACCACCGTCACGGCGGGCGGGCCAGCATTGAAGCTCAAGCCGCGGTGCTCGCCGATGAAGCCTTGGATCTCCAACAGAGCGGTTCGGTGGGCCAGCGGGTCCGTTCCGGCCTCTACGCCTGCGCAGCGGCGTTCATGTCCAGTGCGATGTGGGCAGCGATCGACGGACGTCGCTTTGACGCCGCACTGCTGCATCACCAGAAAGCCGCCGCACTGGCGGCCATGTCTGGTGACTCGGCCATCCAGTTCAGAATTTGGTCCCATGCGGGCAGCCTGTATCGCCACATGGGCCGTCCCGCCGATGCCCTCGCCGCGAACGATGTGGCCCGCGGGTTGCCAATTAGCCGCCGAGATCCGCTGTTCGCCTCTCTCGGACATGCGAGGCATGCGGCCATCCTCGGCCTGACTGGCGACGCTAACGCTGTTCAGCGTCTCGTCGGCCGTGCCCAGGACGCGCTAGACCGTGCAGACCCGCAGACGTCACGGCCAGTCTGGATAACCGCACACTACGACCAAGCCGAGCTGGAATCGCTCGCTCTTGCCGCGCATCTGGCGCTCGGCCGACACGCCGATGCTGAGGCGCACGCACATCGAAGCTTGGCCCTGCTCCGGCCTCACATGCAGCGCAGCCGCGCAATTACCAGCGCACGACTTGCTCGGGCTCAGCTTGGCCAAGGGGACGTTGAACCGGCGGTTGCCACCGCCGTGGGCATCCCGGCCAACCTGACTGTCCACCCTCGTGTTGCAGGGATGCTCGAACGGTTCGGCACCCAGCTCCACGCCCTTGCCCCGGAAAGCGGGCACACACAAGTGTGGGAGGACTACTCCCGCGATGCTCGGAGGACCACCGCATGACCGAAATCGAGCTGCGCCGTTACCGCAAGTTGGATCAGCCGGCGCGACAGACGCTCATCGACTTGTATGCCGATGTTCGCGCGCCGCTTCTCCACCTGCCGAACTACGCCGTGGCCACGTTCGCCGAGCGCCTCGACCGACACGCGAGCGAGCCAGGTTTCGAGGTCGTAGTCGCCTATGACCAGGACCAGCCAGCCGGATACGCCTACGGCAACACCATCGAAGGCGGCGACCGCTGGTGGACTCGCATGGCCAAACCGCTGCCCGCTGAGATCACCGCTACCCCTGCGCTCGCGTTGAAGGAGATTGGTGTCCGCATCCCGTGGCGCGGTACCGGTCTCGCTCGCCGCATACATGATTGCCTGGTCGCCGGCCGCACAGAGAAGCACGTGACGTTGATGGTCAACCCTGCTGCCGGTGACGGCAAGGTGTTGGCCCTGTACGAGTCGTGGGGGTACGAGGCGATCAACGAGGTACGGCCGTCACCAGAAGCGCCGCCCCTGATTGCGATGCTTCGCAACCTGCCGTAAGCCTGCGGGCTGGTTAACGACGAAGGCGCCCCCGTACCGGCCACAGGCCGGTACGGGGGCGCAGTTTTGTCTACGGGGGGTCGAGGTGGCGGGCGGTTCGTTGGTCGACGCGGTCGACGGCGTCGCGCAGGCTTCCGCCCGAGTTGGGGTGTAGCTCGTGCTGCACGGCGGCGAGCTTGTGCTCGATCTGGTCGAGTCGGGTCATGACGCCGGCCCGCCCGGGGACGCCCGGGCGGTCGGCGGTGCCTTGCCAGTCGTCGACGAAGTCCTCGACGCGTTGCGCGAGCCGGCGAGCGGAACGGGTAGTGCGCCAGAGCAGGCCGGCCGCGCCGGCGACGGTGACGACGGCGCCGCACCACAGCAGGATGGCGTCGAGGCTGGCGGCGCCGGTCGTCGGGTCGCTCACTCGATGGTGCCCTCGTCCGTCGGGGTGCGCAGCCACGCGGGCAGCAGCCGCTCGACGACGGGAAGCGCCATCAGTCGAGTGATCGCGCCGGCGACGGTGAGCGCGACGGCGACGCCGGGCAGGGCGTGCGGGATGCCGGCGGTGTCGACGAGCAGGGGGAGAGCGGCGAGCAGGCCGAGCAGGGTCTGCAGGCCGGTGCGGATGGTGCGCCGGGTGGCGTCGGTCATGGTGAGAGTCCTCTCGGTGGTGATCAGGTGAGGGGCGCGGTCCATGCCGCGGCCCAAGTGGCGGGCCCGATGATCGAGTCCGTGTCGAGCCCCTTCTCGGACTGGAAGGCGTGGGCGACGCCGGCGGACTGTGGGCCGAAAATCCCGTCGACGTCGATCGACCAGCCGCGGGCGCGCATTCGCTGCTGCCACTGGCGGACGTCGTCGCCGCGCATGTACGGGGAGCGCAGCGAGATGTACCGGCCGGGCCACGAGGGGTAGCTCGGCACGGCCGGCGGGGTCGGCTGGGCGGGGGCGCCGAGCAGCTCGGCGGCGCGAGCGAGGATCGCGCCGCGCTGCGCCTTGCGGATCTCGCCGGGGCAGTCCGGGTGTCCGCCCCATGCGGCGCCGCCGGCGCCGTGGAAGGTGAGGCCGCGCTCGGTGGTGGAGTCGATGACCTGCAGGGGCCAGGCCCACAGGCCGGCGCCCCACGCGTAGATGCGGGCGACTCCCTCGATCTGCTCCGGGGTGAGCGGCTCGTCGGGGTGTCCCTCAGTCTCGACGGACGCGTACGCGCGGTTGCCGGCGCCCTGCGCCCACGCGCGGTCGTTGCCGGTGTCGACGTACTGCTCGATGCGGCCCGACTTGCTCACCCAGAAGTCGGACGATGCCTCGGATTCCTCGTCGTCGAACCAGCCGTACGGCGAGTTGTTGCCGGCCTGTACGTGCAGGACGAGCCCGCGCTGCTCGGTGCGGCCGTGCGGGGTGTAGTTGCGGACGGGGCGCCAGACGGCGCCGGGCATGCGTGCCACGGTGGTTGTCTCCAGACATGCGAAAGCCCCGGCCGGATCGGCACGGGGCGGCGGAAGGTGGGGCGGGGTGGCTTACCGGACGGTGAAGCCGTGCCGGCGGGCGAGCTCGGCCAGGGACGCGAGGCCGGGGATGCCGTCGGCGCCGGGCCCGGAGTAGCCGAGCTGGCGCTGC
The genomic region above belongs to Streptomyces sp. 1331.2 and contains:
- a CDS encoding GNAT family N-acetyltransferase gives rise to the protein MTEIELRRYRKLDQPARQTLIDLYADVRAPLLHLPNYAVATFAERLDRHASEPGFEVVVAYDQDQPAGYAYGNTIEGGDRWWTRMAKPLPAEITATPALALKEIGVRIPWRGTGLARRIHDCLVAGRTEKHVTLMVNPAAGDGKVLALYESWGYEAINEVRPSPEAPPLIAMLRNLP
- a CDS encoding ATP-binding protein gives rise to the protein MVKFSGGRRVHEGELFLTQPSLTVVHWSSRPDEGPLNRCCREPPGGTLDAAPPCTPRQDGAAYPVDAGGSMTVTRATPQRHPRTPAAARFPHPVRATTATAVAEPTTPASATAFLPYKPESVSEARRLVRDKLTEWGLSSLVDSAELIVSELATNAVKTGCQLRMGVAVRLMTDEVVRILVRDGSRSLPVLITAGSDAPSGRGIHLVHSLTGGHWGVTPEPLGKTVHADLRIRPRRDRPTPKTPPDVTL
- a CDS encoding helix-turn-helix domain-containing protein — protein: MGDNAALRRHMDDLGLTQAELVRLVNDAIQELTGKPGTVSERTVYNWLTGKTRWPPAKIRAALRAVFGCTGPDLGFIPPAKASPTPPEMPVKRRSFITALGGTALATTALPAAARHRVGTADIERLNTRFADVVASDHRHGGRASIEAQAAVLADEALDLQQSGSVGQRVRSGLYACAAAFMSSAMWAAIDGRRFDAALLHHQKAAALAAMSGDSAIQFRIWSHAGSLYRHMGRPADALAANDVARGLPISRRDPLFASLGHARHAAILGLTGDANAVQRLVGRAQDALDRADPQTSRPVWITAHYDQAELESLALAAHLALGRHADAEAHAHRSLALLRPHMQRSRAITSARLARAQLGQGDVEPAVATAVGIPANLTVHPRVAGMLERFGTQLHALAPESGHTQVWEDYSRDARRTTA
- a CDS encoding peptidoglycan recognition protein family protein, yielding MPGAVWRPVRNYTPHGRTEQRGLVLHVQAGNNSPYGWFDDEESEASSDFWVSKSGRIEQYVDTGNDRAWAQGAGNRAYASVETEGHPDEPLTPEQIEGVARIYAWGAGLWAWPLQVIDSTTERGLTFHGAGGAAWGGHPDCPGEIRKAQRGAILARAAELLGAPAQPTPPAVPSYPSWPGRYISLRSPYMRGDDVRQWQQRMRARGWSIDVDGIFGPQSAGVAHAFQSEKGLDTDSIIGPATWAAAWTAPLT
- a CDS encoding DUF397 domain-containing protein translates to MTAVSVPNYNPESLPGLDWIKSSRSNKQQLDDSIGLAVTPEGRIAIGITTDPAQVPLIATRTKLQAFVEGAKAGEFDHLIA
- a CDS encoding GntR family transcriptional regulator; the protein is MIEYDPTRPKWQQIADELRKQIESGELAESALISEVKLEREFGVARTTIRKATAKLRDEKLIITTPGMGSFVAPRTEQE
- a CDS encoding JmjC domain-containing protein — its product is MSVLSRLVEDPSRFLAQWPDAPTTYAVDRDRLAEMFNRDDARRIVADTTLRPIELGMVRQGAPTPTQPDADHPTDTLVLNGLHLTWPPLREASRQLASELGHPITANVYLTPPDSTGYGPHWDTHHVLLAQVEGSKTWRLHPPIVEDPLDRHRWTAVGFTSEQLDQVRNNADTITLSAGHVLYIPRGWVHFGATGRDEHSLHITFGVQLLTRHWVLQQLVDQAAEWSELRAALPPALSSHPIERIVEDARTTLRAFLDSLDTEQAGAPIHMHQQLAVLGVRR
- a CDS encoding DUF5994 family protein is translated as MTTALDRATTPPTTDYTARLSLTPGGVRQGRLDGSWWPRSRDLLLELPALAAEIDERWGRITRITVNPAQWPVIPRRIPVTGHTVHAGWFTVEQDPHVMMVCSYAPRRLNLLVVPPQTDAVEAARLMAEAADPANTRTASELLTAEPSAAATGTGTRSDFLPSTVTPSTGLGEAERRADLARSRAASWPASV